One Myxosarcina sp. GI1 genomic window carries:
- a CDS encoding Uma2 family endonuclease, with product MSALTKQVCYTPQQYLEFEADAKNKHEYRDGKIIPMAGSTTNHNKISLNFCRQFPLSINDRNYELYMGDIRLWIPRYRFYTYPDIMVIEDEPIYEGDKSTTVINPLLIIEVLSKSTSNYDRGDKFKYYRSISTFQEYVLIDQYSFAVEQYIKQAENKWLLQEYEGQNSVLTLTSVDYEIELKKLYHKVNLTED from the coding sequence ATGTCTGCTTTAACTAAACAAGTTTGTTACACTCCGCAACAATATCTCGAATTTGAAGCAGATGCCAAAAACAAACATGAATATCGAGATGGAAAAATTATACCGATGGCAGGTAGCACGACAAATCATAACAAAATTAGTCTGAATTTTTGTCGTCAATTTCCTTTATCTATAAATGATCGAAATTACGAACTGTATATGGGAGATATACGTTTGTGGATTCCTCGCTATCGATTTTATACCTATCCCGATATCATGGTTATCGAGGACGAACCTATTTATGAAGGAGATAAATCTACTACTGTAATTAATCCTTTGTTAATCATCGAAGTGCTGTCTAAATCTACTAGTAATTACGATAGAGGCGATAAATTTAAATACTATCGTTCTATTTCGACCTTTCAAGAATACGTTTTAATAGACCAGTATAGTTTTGCTGTCGAACAATACATTAAGCAAGCTGAAAACAAGTGGCTATTGCAAGAATATGAAGGACAGAATTCAGTATTGACTTTGACTTCTGTAGATTATGAAATCGAGCTTAAAAAGCTCTATCACAAAGTTAATCTTACAGAAGATTGA
- a CDS encoding LysR family transcriptional regulator, with the protein MTGITLDRLRIFLAVAEQMHFTRAAEVLYMTQSSVSSAIQNLEEHYGLKLFDRIGRHIEITAAGRLLKIEAQKILEQVNLTERGLRELNNLQRGELKLGASLTIGNYWLPNKISEFKRQYPGIEIYCTLGNTAEIITGTVEGQFDLGFVEGNVSSSAIDALEIETISSDRLLIVVGQSHPWFSTPRVSLTALTQTTWVMREPGSGTRAVFEQALREWGIDPKDLNVVLAMSSGEMVKAVVEDGVGVTAISELMIKKELQLNSLRSVQIEELGASTQIARSFVRLKHRQRFQTLISQAFTQLLNY; encoded by the coding sequence ATGACAGGTATAACGCTCGATCGACTCCGAATCTTTCTTGCTGTAGCAGAGCAGATGCATTTTACCCGTGCTGCTGAAGTACTCTACATGACCCAATCCTCTGTCAGTTCGGCAATCCAAAATTTAGAGGAACACTACGGATTGAAGCTATTCGATCGCATTGGTCGCCATATTGAGATCACCGCAGCAGGTAGATTACTCAAAATTGAGGCGCAAAAGATTTTAGAGCAGGTCAATTTAACCGAACGCGGCTTGCGGGAACTGAATAATTTACAACGAGGCGAACTAAAATTAGGCGCGAGCCTCACTATCGGCAACTATTGGCTACCTAATAAAATTAGCGAATTTAAGCGTCAGTATCCTGGTATTGAAATTTACTGTACATTGGGCAATACCGCAGAAATCATTACGGGAACGGTCGAGGGACAATTCGATCTGGGCTTTGTTGAAGGAAACGTCAGTTCCTCAGCGATCGATGCTCTAGAAATAGAAACCATTAGTAGCGATCGCCTTCTTATTGTTGTCGGTCAATCTCATCCTTGGTTTTCAACTCCAAGAGTTTCTCTAACAGCACTTACTCAAACCACATGGGTGATGCGCGAACCTGGCTCGGGAACCAGAGCGGTATTCGAGCAGGCTCTAAGAGAATGGGGTATTGACCCTAAAGACTTAAATGTCGTTCTGGCAATGAGTAGCGGTGAGATGGTAAAAGCTGTTGTTGAAGACGGTGTTGGCGTAACGGCAATTTCAGAACTGATGATTAAAAAAGAATTGCAGCTAAACAGCCTTCGCTCAGTTCAAATTGAAGAATTAGGAGCATCCACTCAAATTGCTCGTTCCTTTGTTCGACTAAAACATCGACAGCGATTTCAAACTCTTATTTCTCAAGCATTTACACAGTTATTAAATTATTAG
- a CDS encoding NAD(P)H-dependent glycerol-3-phosphate dehydrogenase, with the protein MSFQLSKVTILGTGVWGSTLANILKNNGHKVLTWSRSSEKTLESVVKEVDIVVSAVAMKGVRPTVEKLQAINISSKLIIVTATKGLDSDTTHTPSKIWQQAFPENPVVVLSGPNLSKEIRQNLPAATVTASRDLAAAETVQEIFASDTFRVYVNDDPIGAELGGTLKNVIAIAAGVCDGMQLGTNAKAALITRSLPEMIRIGTRLGARGETFFGLSGLGDLIATCDSSLSRNYQVGYGLAQGKTLEEILANIEGTAEGINTTEVLVKIANERAIAIPIVRQVYRLLKGKITPEEAIQALMARELKPEFCDLEL; encoded by the coding sequence GTGAGTTTTCAACTTAGCAAAGTTACTATTTTAGGAACTGGGGTTTGGGGTTCGACGTTAGCCAATATTCTTAAAAACAACGGACACAAAGTATTAACCTGGTCGCGAAGCAGCGAGAAAACTTTAGAATCTGTGGTAAAAGAGGTAGATATTGTAGTTTCTGCGGTTGCTATGAAAGGAGTAAGACCGACAGTAGAAAAACTTCAGGCAATAAATATTTCTTCCAAATTAATTATAGTCACGGCGACTAAAGGTTTAGACTCCGATACCACTCATACCCCATCTAAAATTTGGCAGCAGGCTTTTCCTGAAAATCCTGTAGTAGTCTTATCAGGTCCCAATCTATCTAAAGAAATTCGACAAAACTTACCTGCCGCAACCGTAACTGCTAGCCGAGATTTAGCTGCTGCCGAAACCGTACAAGAAATTTTTGCTTCAGACACTTTTAGAGTTTATGTCAACGACGATCCGATTGGCGCAGAACTAGGTGGAACTTTAAAAAATGTAATTGCGATCGCTGCTGGAGTCTGCGACGGAATGCAGTTGGGAACTAATGCTAAAGCTGCGTTGATAACTCGTTCTCTACCAGAAATGATTCGTATCGGTACTCGCCTGGGTGCTAGAGGAGAAACTTTCTTTGGTTTGTCTGGTTTGGGAGATTTAATTGCCACTTGCGATAGTTCCTTATCTCGTAATTATCAAGTAGGTTACGGATTAGCCCAAGGCAAGACTTTAGAAGAGATTTTAGCAAATATAGAAGGAACTGCTGAAGGCATTAACACCACCGAAGTCTTAGTTAAAATTGCTAACGAGCGAGCTATTGCCATACCGATTGTTCGTCAGGTCTATCGACTATTGAAAGGAAAGATTACCCCTGAAGAAGCAATTCAAGCCTTAATGGCAAGAGAGTTAAAGCCAGAATTTTGCGATTTGGAATTATAA
- a CDS encoding YeiH family protein, giving the protein METSQESKLVLAVQNTLQRSITLRFTPQQALFLGIASFSLTTWISPPLALTLGMGVALTIQNPFQRTSRWMARQLLQICVILLGFGMDLAVVVRAGQKGALFAAIGIGISLWLGQWLGKRLKIPAKTSVLISVGTAICGGSAIAAVASVIGAAEQEISLAIGTIFLLNAAALYIFPLLGHLLHLTPDQFGTWAGIAIHDISSVVGAASHFGTTALDTATAVKLSRTLWIVPISLFFSCLFQSRRTTESHQAPTIQIPWFIGLFLLASLMRSLVPSVANWSPILTQFSEAGLKLTLFFIGTGLSIQTLKVVGWQAIAQGIVLWIVMSVSSLGFILWMIH; this is encoded by the coding sequence ATGGAGACTTCACAAGAATCTAAACTGGTTTTGGCAGTACAGAATACACTACAGCGTTCGATAACCCTGCGGTTTACACCGCAGCAAGCATTATTTCTGGGTATTGCCAGTTTTTCACTTACAACCTGGATTTCGCCGCCCTTAGCTCTGACATTGGGAATGGGAGTGGCATTAACGATTCAAAATCCGTTTCAGCGCACTAGCCGCTGGATGGCTCGACAACTTTTACAAATCTGCGTCATCCTGCTTGGTTTCGGCATGGATTTAGCGGTCGTGGTACGAGCGGGACAGAAAGGTGCTTTGTTTGCGGCAATCGGCATTGGCATATCATTGTGGCTAGGGCAATGGTTGGGCAAGCGGTTAAAGATTCCAGCGAAAACATCGGTGTTAATTTCTGTAGGAACTGCGATTTGCGGGGGGTCGGCGATCGCGGCAGTTGCTTCAGTTATCGGTGCGGCAGAACAAGAAATTTCGCTGGCAATAGGCACAATTTTTTTGCTCAATGCTGCCGCTCTATATATTTTTCCGCTGCTGGGACACCTCTTACACTTAACGCCAGACCAATTTGGTACTTGGGCAGGTATCGCAATTCACGACATTTCTAGCGTTGTGGGTGCGGCATCGCATTTCGGGACGACAGCATTAGACACGGCAACGGCAGTCAAACTATCTCGTACACTCTGGATCGTACCGATTTCGCTCTTTTTTTCCTGTTTATTTCAGAGCCGACGGACAACAGAATCACACCAAGCTCCTACGATTCAAATTCCCTGGTTTATCGGTCTATTTTTACTAGCATCTCTCATGCGATCGCTCGTCCCCAGTGTCGCTAACTGGTCGCCTATCTTAACGCAGTTTTCAGAAGCTGGATTGAAGCTAACGCTATTTTTTATTGGAACGGGGCTATCTATACAGACTCTGAAAGTTGTGGGTTGGCAAGCGATCGCCCAAGGAATTGTATTATGGATTGTTATGAGTGTTAGTTCACTTGGCTTTATTTTGTGGATGATTCACTAA
- a CDS encoding YqhA family protein yields MVRKTPRIIKKIEAIFEAFIWNVRFFIVVPVVFSLLSSLRLIVIGTLDIWAALTLAFDIQDPEGEATVQIVAYIIGGIDYYLIGIVLLIFAFGIYELFISEIEIKHNDDSNILQSETLEELKGKLVNVIVVALIVSLFKQMLSLEIRQTSDVIYMALAILLISISQYLLNLNHPSSSKSKRNLKSPH; encoded by the coding sequence ATGGTTAGAAAAACACCGAGAATAATCAAAAAAATAGAAGCTATTTTTGAAGCATTTATTTGGAATGTTAGATTTTTTATTGTAGTTCCAGTTGTCTTTAGCTTACTTAGCTCTTTGCGCTTAATTGTTATTGGAACTTTAGACATTTGGGCGGCTTTGACTCTAGCTTTCGATATTCAAGATCCAGAAGGAGAAGCAACCGTACAGATAGTAGCATATATTATTGGCGGAATTGACTATTACTTGATCGGCATTGTTTTATTGATATTTGCTTTTGGTATTTATGAATTGTTTATTTCAGAAATAGAGATTAAACACAATGATGATTCAAATATTTTGCAGAGTGAAACTTTAGAAGAATTAAAAGGCAAGTTAGTCAATGTAATCGTAGTTGCTTTGATTGTAAGTTTGTTCAAGCAAATGCTTAGTTTGGAAATCAGACAAACAAGCGACGTAATTTACATGGCGTTGGCAATTTTACTTATTTCTATTAGCCAATATCTTTTGAATTTAAACCATCCGAGTTCTTCAAAAAGTAAACGCAATCTAAAAAGTCCACACTGA
- a CDS encoding CPBP family intramembrane glutamic endopeptidase → MTIKRIILSLITLLAIARIFFSLNDSLSQPQIQSRLELYQTNLVLNVSELKPEGENSADYLKAVDSLIGEEPYAKAIEQYQKARKEATTSRANYVAQLRQLESSTVSSDRQEAQIVAENEPTNLTPPQKLQIDKQIQEIGKFINEIDLKQGILYTAQDNKTEAISTWQQLIADNNSQDRYVRTAKVLTGLWQEETDIANNSEAIIEANLDSWFRYQSLAKLYQLENRDRDLAILQQQEQQVARDSIVKLGLISGIPVFGSIGGISLAIFLIVQLFFKKEGAILATNNDKTWETPWNWEITWQVLIVGFFFIGQFVLPFVLGISGLNPANYSLRLKALYVFGTYMVMSASGILVLYLSVKSFFPLPQDWFKIKLFSNWVLWGLGGYLVAVPSVLIVSLINQQIWNGQGGSNPLLFLALQAQDKVALTIFFVTASIAAPIFEEIMFRGFLLPSLTRYVSVWGAIIISALIFAVAHLSLSEVLPLATLGIVLGVVYTRSRNLLAPMLLHSLWNSGTLISLFILGSGI, encoded by the coding sequence ATGACTATCAAGCGAATAATCTTATCTTTAATAACTTTACTGGCGATCGCTAGAATATTTTTCTCGCTTAACGACAGCCTTTCCCAGCCACAAATTCAAAGTCGTTTGGAACTTTACCAAACCAATCTGGTACTTAACGTTTCAGAACTAAAACCTGAAGGCGAGAACAGCGCGGATTATCTTAAAGCGGTCGATTCTTTGATTGGCGAAGAACCCTATGCCAAAGCAATAGAACAGTATCAAAAAGCCCGTAAGGAAGCTACAACCAGCCGCGCCAACTATGTAGCACAACTACGACAGCTAGAATCCTCTACAGTTAGTAGCGATCGCCAGGAAGCTCAAATTGTAGCCGAAAATGAACCTACCAACCTCACACCGCCACAAAAATTACAAATCGATAAACAAATCCAAGAAATAGGCAAATTTATTAATGAAATAGATTTAAAACAGGGTATTCTCTACACGGCACAAGATAATAAAACCGAAGCTATATCTACCTGGCAACAGTTGATTGCAGATAACAATTCTCAAGATAGGTATGTTAGAACGGCAAAAGTTTTAACTGGTTTGTGGCAAGAGGAAACGGATATAGCCAATAATAGCGAAGCAATTATTGAAGCCAACCTCGATAGCTGGTTTCGCTACCAAAGTTTGGCAAAGTTGTATCAGTTAGAAAATCGCGATCGCGACTTAGCCATACTTCAGCAACAAGAACAGCAAGTAGCTAGAGACTCTATCGTCAAACTAGGTTTGATTAGCGGTATTCCCGTATTTGGCAGCATTGGCGGCATAAGTTTAGCTATCTTTTTAATCGTGCAACTGTTCTTCAAAAAAGAAGGCGCAATTTTAGCTACTAACAACGATAAAACTTGGGAAACACCCTGGAATTGGGAAATTACCTGGCAAGTTTTGATTGTCGGTTTTTTCTTTATCGGTCAGTTTGTCTTGCCTTTTGTCCTTGGCATATCGGGCTTAAATCCTGCTAACTATTCCCTGAGACTCAAAGCTTTATATGTGTTTGGTACATACATGGTGATGTCAGCCAGCGGAATTTTGGTACTGTATTTGTCAGTCAAATCTTTTTTTCCTTTACCCCAAGATTGGTTTAAAATCAAGCTTTTTAGCAATTGGGTACTTTGGGGCTTAGGTGGTTATTTGGTTGCCGTACCTTCAGTATTGATCGTATCTTTAATCAATCAGCAGATTTGGAACGGACAGGGCGGTAGTAATCCCCTATTGTTTTTAGCTTTGCAGGCTCAAGACAAGGTTGCTTTAACCATATTTTTTGTAACCGCTTCGATCGCCGCACCGATTTTTGAAGAGATAATGTTTCGCGGTTTCTTGTTGCCTTCCCTAACTCGTTATGTATCGGTATGGGGGGCAATCATCATTAGTGCGCTAATCTTTGCAGTGGCACATTTAAGCCTATCGGAAGTTTTGCCCCTGGCTACCCTCGGCATAGTTTTAGGAGTAGTTTACACGCGATCGCGCAATCTGTTAGCTCCAATGTTGCTACACAGTCTATGGAATAGTGGCACTTTGATAAGTCTGTTTATTTTGGGAAGTGGAATTTGA
- a CDS encoding IS630 family transposase, which produces MPKTAYLAKHFSSSELKKKYLKSKDSVEARRWHLLWKISLGWTIKNSALAVGCSYSYGQKILSRYNLYGEEGVKNCKNQTSNHARGKKRLLSQRQLEKLTRAIENKPPDGGIWTGTKVARWIETETGKEKVWNQRGWDYLKKCGYSWQSPRPTHKKADKLEQEIFKANLPLKVEKLEQENPGVQIDLWFFDEHRIGLKPILKKVWSKIGNRPEAVVQHRYEWLYVYGFVKPKTGETLWYLIPRVNTNWLNLVDRQFAIDAGVSNQKKLSW; this is translated from the coding sequence ATGCCAAAAACAGCTTATTTAGCCAAGCATTTTAGTTCGAGTGAGCTTAAAAAAAAATATCTTAAAAGTAAAGACTCCGTAGAAGCTAGAAGATGGCATCTGCTGTGGAAAATATCTTTGGGATGGACAATAAAAAATAGCGCGCTCGCTGTGGGATGTTCTTATTCTTATGGTCAAAAGATTCTTAGTCGATATAACCTTTATGGAGAAGAAGGGGTCAAGAATTGCAAAAATCAAACCAGYAATCATGCTAGAGGAAAAAAAAGGTTATTATCGCAACGACAGTTAGAAAAACTAACAAGAGCGATCGAGAATAAGCCGCCAGATGGAGGAATCTGGACAGGAACGAAAGTGGCTCGCTGGATTGAAACAGAAACGGGAAAAGAAAAAGTCTGGAATCAGCGAGGTTGGGACTATCTAAAAAAGTGCGGTTACTCCTGGCAGAGTCCAAGACCAACACATAAAAAAGCGGATAAATTGGAGCAGGAAATATTCAAAGCTAACCTCCCATTGAAAGTTGAAAAACTAGAACAAGAAAATCCAGGCGTACAAATAGATCTATGGTTTTTTGATGAGCATAGAATAGGATTAAAACCAATACTCAAAAAGGTTTGGTCAAAAATTGGTAATCGACCCGAAGCGGTCGTACAACATCGCTACGAATGGTTGTATGTTTATGGATTTGTGAAACCGAAAACTGGGGAAACCTTGTGGTACTTAATTCCAAGAGTTAATACAAATTGGCTTAATTTGGTCGATCGACAATTTGCGATTGATGCTGGAGTTAGTAATCAAAAAAAATTATCTTGGTAG
- a CDS encoding histidine phosphatase family protein, with amino-acid sequence MATRVIIVRHGQSSYNAQQLIQGRCDESVLTERGIADAQTVGKTLQDISIDALYCSPLQRAKKTAEIIHASLNNAPTLQPTDKLMEIDLPLWEKVSKQVAREKFADDYSKWKQLPHEFKMILEGGTEHYPVLSLYEQARQFWQEVIPQHSGKTILIVAHNGINRCLIMSAIGMKCDRYHSIQQSNCCINVLNFTGDYNDPVQLESLNQTSHLDVPIPPVRPPHAGPRLLLVRHGETQWNKESRFQGIRDIPLNENGKEQGRKAAEFLKDVKLDFAVTSSLLRPKETAELILEHHPEVELETTTELIEICHGLWEGKLETEIEAEFPGLLAQWKATPNLVQMPAGENLQQVWDRAIAAWDKIVAKFSNSDRPLTGIVVAHDAINKAIVCYLLGLEPKNFWNIKQGNGAVSVIDYPQGASGQPVLQAINITTHLSGSVLDKTAAGAL; translated from the coding sequence TTGGCTACTCGCGTAATCATCGTCCGACACGGACAAAGCAGCTACAATGCACAGCAGTTAATTCAAGGTCGTTGTGATGAGTCGGTTTTAACCGAACGAGGTATTGCCGATGCCCAAACCGTAGGTAAAACCCTACAGGATATTTCTATCGATGCGCTTTATTGTAGTCCGTTGCAGAGAGCCAAAAAAACAGCAGAGATAATTCACGCTAGCCTGAATAATGCGCCAACTTTGCAGCCTACAGATAAACTAATGGAAATCGATCTACCGCTGTGGGAAAAAGTCAGCAAACAAGTAGCTAGAGAAAAATTTGCCGACGATTACAGCAAATGGAAACAACTGCCCCACGAATTTAAAATGATTTTAGAGGGAGGAACAGAACACTATCCTGTCCTTTCTCTCTACGAACAGGCGCGGCAGTTCTGGCAAGAAGTTATTCCCCAACATTCAGGAAAGACTATTTTAATCGTGGCGCACAACGGCATTAATCGCTGCTTGATTATGTCTGCTATTGGGATGAAATGCGATCGCTACCATTCAATTCAACAGTCCAACTGCTGTATTAACGTCCTCAACTTTACAGGAGACTACAACGATCCCGTACAGCTAGAGTCTCTCAATCAAACCTCTCATTTAGACGTGCCAATTCCTCCCGTTCGTCCTCCTCATGCTGGACCTCGTCTGCTGTTGGTGCGTCACGGTGAAACACAGTGGAATAAAGAATCTCGCTTTCAGGGAATTAGAGATATTCCTCTCAATGAAAATGGTAAAGAACAGGGACGTAAAGCCGCTGAATTTTTGAAGGATGTGAAGCTCGATTTTGCCGTAACTAGTTCGCTGTTGCGTCCTAAAGAGACTGCCGAGTTAATTTTAGAGCATCATCCAGAAGTAGAGTTAGAAACCACTACAGAACTAATAGAAATATGTCATGGCTTGTGGGAAGGCAAACTAGAAACCGAAATAGAAGCCGAGTTTCCTGGTTTGCTAGCCCAGTGGAAAGCAACCCCCAACTTAGTACAAATGCCAGCAGGAGAAAACTTGCAGCAAGTTTGGGATCGGGCAATTGCCGCCTGGGATAAAATAGTTGCCAAATTTAGTAACAGCGATCGCCCGCTTACAGGTATTGTTGTCGCCCACGATGCAATTAATAAAGCGATCGTCTGTTATTTATTAGGACTAGAACCCAAAAATTTCTGGAATATCAAGCAGGGTAATGGGGCAGTTAGCGTTATCGACTATCCCCAAGGTGCATCGGGACAGCCTGTGTTGCAGGCAATTAATATTACTACCCACTTAAGCGGTAGCGTCCTCGATAAAACTGCCGCAGGTGCATTGTAA
- a CDS encoding LysR substrate-binding domain-containing protein: MEIYQLKVFLEVARCLSFTEAAEVLNLTQPAVSAKIKSLEAELKTPLFDRQGRQIQLTEIGNYLVNEGRKLVELEAEIGKKLENFKQLKSSCLTIGSSHSLASCWLPQLIYQYRQKYPQIKIHLKLFGDSKLLDRAVNRGIIDLSFSETKFIDCPEILQQEIASIQYSLLVASSHSLAEKNWLSLPQIKHKPLVLLSDRFASHQVFESRLAELGLKLADFTNLEIVDTIGLMRTYLTQGNYLGFASDLEFQGELDSQTLTAITLQEFALAANIYASVSQQSNSYRDNPASKFLTLLSTQTTPKSNCEPALSVPKMKTPVYAQRTQSQETIAIDLGIQNITVPTVTAGLIVQRLGLLEHFLPRTGRYARVKYELNWHNFSLGTPIVKGLHSKKLDFGILGDYPLLESATQGNNEQFEPTLLVSFVSISPNGEGSAVIVPQTSKLETIEDLQGQTVALPFGSSAHGMLLRTLYHLNLLSEVQLFPLKNSQIEAPLESEIAAGYAYFSPFHQLASVRGNFKYLYNENTSGLPGFYGVVVRQSFAEAYPEIVVGYLKALMAAQYWLANTPSAFSLISQWTKIKPQILGSILSSTQAEASSLFVTDWQIRQDWLESHIAQLKSIPTVKHLGKINLNRWVEPEFLQTARQN, translated from the coding sequence AAGCTGCTGAAGTTTTAAATCTTACTCAACCTGCAGTTAGTGCCAAAATAAAATCTTTAGAAGCAGAATTAAAAACACCTTTATTCGATCGCCAAGGCAGACAAATACAGCTTACTGAAATTGGTAATTACCTAGTAAATGAAGGGAGAAAATTAGTCGAACTAGAAGCAGAAATTGGCAAAAAACTGGAAAATTTCAAACAGCTAAAATCATCCTGTTTGACTATTGGTAGTTCTCATAGTTTAGCTAGCTGCTGGCTACCTCAATTAATCTATCAGTATCGCCAAAAATATCCTCAAATTAAAATCCATTTAAAACTTTTTGGCGATAGCAAATTACTCGATCGAGCAGTTAACAGAGGCATTATCGACCTTAGTTTTTCCGAAACCAAATTTATCGATTGTCCTGAAATTTTGCAGCAGGAAATTGCTTCCATTCAATATAGTTTATTAGTTGCATCCAGTCATTCTTTGGCTGAAAAAAATTGGCTCTCTCTTCCTCAAATTAAACACAAACCTTTGGTATTATTAAGCGATCGCTTTGCCAGCCATCAAGTTTTTGAATCTCGACTTGCAGAACTGGGTTTAAAACTAGCAGATTTTACCAATCTAGAAATTGTAGATACGATTGGTTTGATGCGAACTTATCTAACCCAAGGCAATTATTTAGGATTTGCTTCCGATTTAGAATTTCAAGGGGAGTTAGATTCGCAAACTTTAACCGCAATTACTCTGCAAGAATTTGCTCTAGCAGCAAATATATATGCATCAGTATCACAACAGAGCAATAGCTATCGAGACAATCCTGCAAGTAAATTTTTGACTTTACTTTCTACTCAGACAACTCCAAAAAGTAATTGCGAGCCTGCCTTATCGGTTCCCAAAATGAAAACGCCAGTTTATGCCCAGCGCACACAATCTCAAGAGACTATTGCGATCGATCTTGGCATTCAAAACATCACAGTTCCTACCGTTACCGCAGGGTTAATCGTGCAGCGTTTGGGTTTACTCGAACACTTTTTACCCCGTACTGGTCGCTACGCTCGGGTCAAATACGAGCTTAACTGGCATAATTTTTCTCTGGGAACGCCAATTGTCAAAGGTTTACATTCAAAAAAATTAGATTTCGGCATTCTAGGAGACTATCCCCTACTTGAGAGTGCGACTCAAGGCAATAACGAGCAATTTGAACCTACACTTTTAGTCAGCTTTGTTTCTATCTCTCCCAACGGGGAAGGTAGCGCGGTTATCGTTCCTCAAACGTCTAAGCTCGAAACTATTGAAGATTTGCAGGGACAAACCGTAGCACTTCCTTTTGGTTCTTCCGCTCATGGCATGTTACTCAGAACCCTTTACCATCTCAATTTACTCTCAGAAGTACAGCTTTTTCCCCTAAAAAATTCTCAGATCGAAGCACCACTAGAGTCAGAAATAGCAGCAGGATATGCTTATTTCTCTCCATTCCACCAACTAGCAAGCGTTCGCGGTAATTTTAAGTATTTGTATAACGAGAATACCAGCGGTTTACCAGGTTTTTATGGTGTCGTAGTGCGCCAATCTTTTGCCGAGGCATATCCCGAAATAGTAGTTGGTTATCTCAAAGCTTTGATGGCTGCCCAATATTGGCTTGCCAATACCCCTTCGGCATTTTCATTAATAAGCCAGTGGACAAAAATTAAGCCGCAAATTCTCGGAAGTATTCTCAGTTCTACTCAAGCCGAAGCTTCGAGTCTGTTTGTAACAGATTGGCAAATCCGTCAAGACTGGCTAGAAAGTCATATCGCTCAACTTAAATCGATTCCCACAGTCAAACATTTGGGGAAAATTAACTTAAATCGCTGGGTGGAGCCAGAATTTCTGCAAACAGCAAGACAAAACTAA
- a CDS encoding HAD family hydrolase translates to MSFQPPTILALDFDGVILDGLEEYFATTKKTYQQIWNQHDISDEYKPLFCQLRPVIETGWEMPILLRALILGIDRESILQDWSSIVTRIMTSEGLDKKDLAQKLDGVRDSWIKEDLAGWLRMHRFFSGVIPRLQQIIDSPTKLYIVTTKEGRFTQQLLQQQQVYLPTENIIGKESKRPKYETLRLLRDRESADNVSIWFVEDRLKALQQVTQQSDLLPITKLFLADWGYNTERDRNLVRQDADIELLSLQQFERNFGEW, encoded by the coding sequence ATGTCTTTCCAACCGCCTACTATTTTGGCTTTAGATTTTGATGGCGTTATTCTCGATGGCTTAGAGGAATATTTTGCTACCACCAAAAAAACCTATCAGCAAATCTGGAACCAGCACGATATTAGTGACGAGTATAAACCTTTGTTTTGCCAATTGCGTCCCGTAATTGAAACTGGTTGGGAAATGCCTATATTACTAAGGGCATTAATTTTGGGTATCGATCGCGAATCTATTTTACAAGACTGGTCTTCAATAGTAACCCGAATCATGACTTCTGAAGGGTTGGATAAAAAAGATTTAGCTCAAAAATTAGACGGGGTTAGAGATAGCTGGATTAAAGAAGATCTAGCAGGCTGGTTGAGGATGCATCGCTTTTTTTCGGGGGTTATTCCTCGCTTACAACAAATAATTGATTCTCCTACTAAACTTTATATTGTCACTACCAAAGAAGGAAGATTCACCCAACAGCTATTACAACAGCAGCAAGTTTATTTACCAACAGAAAACATCATCGGCAAAGAAAGCAAACGTCCTAAATACGAAACCCTACGTCTGCTAAGAGATCGGGAAAGTGCAGACAATGTTAGTATTTGGTTTGTCGAAGATCGCCTTAAAGCTTTACAACAGGTAACGCAACAGTCAGATTTGCTACCTATTACCAAATTATTCTTAGCAGACTGGGGCTATAATACCGAACGCGATCGCAATCTGGTTCGTCAAGATGCTGATATTGAGTTACTCTCTTTACAACAATTCGAGCGAAATTTTGGCGAATGGTAA
- a CDS encoding transposase has product MVEDNAGWHRSKTAIIPSGIEIEFLPPYSPELQPAERLWQLIDEPLVNQYFETINEIENILLERCCLVSEMKDEVHKLTNYHWLKNTTCLHTF; this is encoded by the coding sequence TTGGTAGAAGATAATGCGGGTTGGCATCGAAGTAAAACAGCCATAATTCCTTCAGGAATAGAAATTGAATTTTTACCTCCCTATTCTCCCGAATTACAACCTGCCGAAAGACTTTGGCAGTTGATAGATGAGCCATTGGTAAATCAATATTTTGAAACTATTAATGAGATTGAAAATATTTTATTAGAGCGTTGCTGTCTAGTCAGTGAAATGAAAGATGAAGTTCATAAGTTGACCAATTATCATTGGCTTAAAAACACCACATGTTTACATACTTTTTAA